From Salipiger profundus, a single genomic window includes:
- a CDS encoding enoyl-CoA hydratase/isomerase family protein: MSNLDRYNDFAFKFEMNEPGVLEVIFDGPNLNAVDARVHSDIPYVWNVIDEDPDVNVVIVRGAGKAFSAGGDFALIDAQIEDYGTLTQVLKESRDLYYNMIDCSKPIISAIHGPAVGAGLVVALMADISIAAKDAVIVDGHTRLGVAAGDHAAAVWPLLCGMAKAKYLLLTCDKISGEEAERIGLVSLTVEEADLLETARKTASKLNRGAQESIQWTKRTLNLFWKQNAGTFEAGLALEFLGFGGPDVREGVASHREKRRPDFSRKR, encoded by the coding sequence ATGAGCAACCTCGACAGATACAACGACTTCGCGTTCAAGTTCGAGATGAACGAGCCGGGCGTGCTCGAAGTCATCTTCGACGGCCCCAATCTCAACGCGGTCGATGCGCGGGTCCACTCCGACATTCCCTACGTCTGGAATGTCATCGACGAAGACCCCGACGTGAACGTCGTGATCGTGCGCGGCGCGGGCAAGGCCTTTTCGGCTGGCGGAGATTTCGCGCTGATCGACGCGCAGATCGAGGACTACGGCACGCTTACGCAGGTGCTGAAGGAATCGCGCGATCTCTACTACAACATGATCGACTGCTCGAAGCCGATCATCTCGGCGATCCACGGGCCTGCCGTGGGCGCGGGGCTTGTGGTCGCGCTGATGGCCGACATCTCGATCGCCGCCAAGGATGCGGTGATCGTCGATGGCCATACCCGCCTCGGCGTGGCGGCGGGCGACCACGCGGCGGCGGTCTGGCCGCTGCTTTGCGGGATGGCCAAGGCGAAGTACCTGCTTTTGACCTGCGACAAGATCTCCGGCGAGGAAGCCGAGCGCATCGGCCTCGTGTCGCTGACCGTCGAAGAGGCGGACCTGCTCGAGACCGCCCGCAAGACGGCAAGCAAGCTGAACCGCGGCGCGCAGGAATCCATCCAGTGGACCAAGCGCACGCTCAACCTGTTCTGGAAACAGAACGCGGGCACCTTCGAGGCCGGTCTTGCGCTGGAATTCTT